The following nucleotide sequence is from Pungitius pungitius chromosome 6, fPunPun2.1, whole genome shotgun sequence.
TATTGAGGTGTCCATGATGCCGTGTTTGACCTTCATGTGTCGGCTGAGGTTGCCCTTCAGGTTGAACTTGCTGGTGCAGTACGGGCACTTGAAGGGCTTGCTGCCAGCGTGGAGGTGCATGTGGCCGAGGAGGTTATACATTCTGTTAAACGACTTCCCGCACACCTGGGAGACAAAAATATAAACAGCGACTGTCAGCAGCCCTTTGCGGCTCAAGTACAAGTTCCTCGCAGTACAACTCCGCCCGCTTCCCTCACCTTGCATTTGAAAGGCTTGACGGGCAGATGGACGATCATGTGCGTTTTGAGCGTCTGCTTCTGCACAAACGTCTTGAAACAGACGTGGCACTGAAACGGCCTCACACTGGCATGGATCAACATGTGTCTCTTCAGGTTGGCAGACAGCGTGAACTCTCTGGCACACACGTCACACTTGAATTCTTTCATACCCTGTAGAAACAAGAGGCGTTAATTCATTTGGCTTAATGTGTAATTTAGAGGAACATAAATAATGAGTTGAGAAAACAAATAAGGGGCATTTCTGCATTCTGGCTTTCGATCCAGCACTTTGAGATTACATTAGTCTGCCACTTAAGTGTTGAAAGAATgagtgaaaaagacaaacaatggggggattcaacatttatttgactttaattttaatattttacaaaagcaaatgCCATCAAAGGGATTTTTTCTTCCTATAGAATATAACCGATTATATAATGAAACGGAGAGAAAGACCAGGGTGATTCATCGGACACAAAGGGAAGTAGCTCTGCGAatgacacacaacacaaaacacatgcaAGTGGGGGGTTGAGCCAGACAAAAAAACTCAAGGCTATGTTTACAAAGCAACTGGTTTTGGAGGAAAGACTGTGGCGCTCGTGTGGCATATATACCCTCCCGTTTTCCTCTGAGGATTCATTTGGGAGGAATCCGAAAGTGAAGCTAAAATATTTCCCTCAATCACTCATATGTTACTTCTTGACAATAGTATTTTAAATAATGAGCTGTGTTTCAGTACCTTAAGTGCGAGGGTGCGTGCTGCCCGTACCTTGTGGGTGAGCGCGTGTTGTCGGAGGTGGTGGATCTGGACGAACTCCATGCCGCACTCGGGGCAGACGTAAGGCCGCACGTTCTGATGCTTCATCAAGTGGTTTTGCAGCTGGCTGCGGTAGGCGAAGGACTTGTTGCACTCCGTGCACTGGTAAGTGGTCGGGCCCTGGTGGCTGGCCAGGTGGCGCTTCAGGTGCGCGTAGGTCGGGAACTCCAGGCCGCACTGCGTGCAGACATGGCACTGGCCGCTCTCGTGTTTGTTCTCGTGGGTCCTCAGCTCGCTGGGGTAGGCGAAGCCGCGGCCGCAGAAGCGGCAGCTGTACGGCTTGACGTCCGAGTGCTGCAGCATGTGCCTCTTCAGGTGGCTGGTCTGCGTGAAGGCCTTCTCACAGACCGTACACTTGTGAGGTCTGGTTCCCTGGTGGGTGAGCAGGTGAGTTTGGAGGTGGCTCGGCTGCTTGAAGAGCTTTCCGCAGTGTAGACACTCGTGGGGCTTAATTCCGTTGTGGCCCAGGATGTGAGTGACAAGGTTGTATTTGGACGTGTAGGACTTTTCACACATGCGGCACTTCCAGCGCTTCAGACCCTCCCCCACGTCGACGCAGTAGGACTCATCGATCTGTACGTTGATGTCCAGCCGGTCGATCTGCATTCGCCGGGCGAGACCCTCGGGGTCCGACCACAGCATGGCCTGGCCGTTCTCCTCGTACTCTCCTGGCAGGGCCATGTCGGTGGACTCGTAGGGTCCCTCGTTGGACTCGTAAAATCGGCTCTCCAGAGGACTGCCAGTGTCCCCGCCGGTCTTGAGGTTTAGTGCCTCCTCCAATTCTTCCTCTTCCACCACTACATgttcctctttcctctgtccTACTTTGCCTGTGttgtcttcatcctcctctcctggCTGTCCGTCTGCCGGCAGCCTGGGTGTCTCCCTCGTGCATGAGACACAGTCTCCGCAGGCTCGCTCCTCTTTCAGAGACCCCTGTTGGGAGACAGGATTCTCCGACTTGGGACTTTGCCTGCTGTTCACGTGAATGCAGGAGGAAGGGGTATCAGACTCGAGCCTTTCACCTTTAACCTGAGCCTGTGGACTCGCTGCTTTGCGTGCGTGACCCTCCGCGCTCCTCGGCCTCTTGGTCCTCCCACGGGGCCCTGGCCTTCTTCTCTCACTGCAGTGGGGCTGGGGCTCCGTCTCGCCAGAAGGCTCAGCCAGGTAGTCCCCATTGGCTCCTATTAACTGATCTGCGTACTCATACTCCATTGATTCAGGTGGAGGAGGCGCACACTCTCTGGGCTCCCCAGTGTAAAAGCCATTAGGAGCAATGGTGGCCCCAAAGATTTCATTCTGGGAGATGAGGCCCAGAACGGCGGCCTGAGCCAGAGATAGCACCACCACGGGTTCCGTCTGCGTGCCCACGTCCATGTGGCCCTCAGTCATCTTGGGGTAGGTCCGCACCAAACggctgccctcctcctcctgcaagaaatattaccaaaaaataaatgttaaataaataaataaacaaagccaGCGTTACACAATGTTTCCTCACACAACCCTGATTTCCCCATTGTAGCTTCACAATATTGGTAACCTTACGTAAAAACCAGAACCAGAATATTGAAATGATATGATTTCGCTTTGAAGAATCTACGCTGCAACAGGATGAAGCACAATCTTCCTCTCCTAGAAATCCAATGCAGTATTAAGACAATGTCTTTCAGGGTTTAACCGTGAAGGCCACATTCGTACTGTTCCTTGTTCCTTCGCTCTGTAACCACATAACATTCGATTGAGGAGATGTGGCCGATCTGAGTTAGCACCCCTTTCCTTCCTTGACGGGCTTTGGAATAATAAAGAACACAAGGGATGCAGGTCCAGCCAGGAAGTTGACTTCCGAGGACTGTCCACAGCACTTCCTGTGGGGTCCCGGGGCAGCCAGGCCGACCAGAGTCAGCTCATCTCTGGTGCTCTCCGTCCTATTCATGGAGGGAAGGGCAGCTCCACACTTGCCTTACAGCTAACTTCATGAAGCCTGCCACACTGGGCTTCCTTAACAAGATGATATACGCCAGCAGGCAGTCTCATATCCATAACAGACATTCGGTAGAGCTTCACGTTCATTCTGTATTCCAGACTCACGTACGACTCGCCAGCAGAACTGTACGGTTTCGCAAGTGTTTCAGAGCCACACGTGTTTATCCTGACGCCTGTAAAAGCGTTACATACATTGTTGTGCAAACAAACTGGCTATCCTTGGTCAAGAAGACGCAAATGGTTTGAGGTTATTTCTCAGCATGAATCGGAGTGGTGGCAAAGCGTATAGAGAGAAGCTCCCTGACCCCGACTTTCACTCTGTGCATTATGCACCACTAAGAGCTGCTTCTTTTCTTGATACAATACTGAGAGAATAGAAAAGACTGgatagagaaagaaaaaggagataGAGCAAGaataaaggtgtgtgtgcgtgtgtgcgtgtgcgtgttgggAGAGGGGAGTAGACCTGGATGCCCTGATAACCACGTCATTTATAATTACTGCTTTTAAAGTAGTCAGACAGAGAcaggctgtgtgtttgtgagaacgAAAAGGAAAGAGACTGGATGTGTATttgaaagcatgtgtgtgtgtgtgtgtgtgtgtgtgtgtgtgtgtgtgtgtgtgtgtgtgtgtgtgtgtgtgtgtgtgagagaataaagagaaggagggaggtatggagagaaggagaaagagctgtgggcgggggaggagtggagggagggagacagagagagaaatgagatgGAGGGGCTGAAAGATAAAGAAAGAGggcaggggagggaaggggaaggAGAGATTGAGTGAGCAtgtgagaggagggaagagagaaaggaaaaataGGGAGGGGGTGTGCgatggggggcaggggggggtggagagagacagaaagacagtgagtgagtgagtgtgagagagagagggagagaggggaaggaggtgagggagggaaggagggggagctggagaaagaagaaaaagcacagCAAAATGAAAGGCTgacaaaatgaaagagaaaaagacaaatgacaAGCATAAAGAGAAGGTAGACTAGTAATTGCCAGAGTACGTCCTTTCACATTTAAAGTTGTATCTGAGAGACACCTAAGGACAAACAATCAGAGCGGCAGCA
It contains:
- the znf710a gene encoding zinc finger protein 710a isoform X2 produces the protein MRSLKHLKHHSRTNVEEEGSRLVRTYPKMTEGHMDVGTQTEPVVVLSLAQAAVLGLISQNEIFGATIAPNGFYTGEPRECAPPPPESMEYEYADQLIGANGDYLAEPSGETEPQPHCSERRRPGPRGRTKRPRSAEGHARKAASPQAQVKGERLESDTPSSCIHVNSRQSPKSENPVSQQGSLKEERACGDCVSCTRETPRLPADGQPGEEDEDNTGKVGQRKEEHVVVEEEELEEALNLKTGGDTGSPLESRFYESNEGPYESTDMALPGEYEENGQAMLWSDPEGLARRMQIDRLDINVQIDESYCVDVGEGLKRWKCRMCEKSYTSKYNLVTHILGHNGIKPHECLHCGKLFKQPSHLQTHLLTHQGTRPHKCTVCEKAFTQTSHLKRHMLQHSDVKPYSCRFCGRGFAYPSELRTHENKHESGQCHVCTQCGLEFPTYAHLKRHLASHQGPTTYQCTECNKSFAYRSQLQNHLMKHQNVRPYVCPECGMEFVQIHHLRQHALTHKGMKEFKCDVCAREFTLSANLKRHMLIHASVRPFQCHVCFKTFVQKQTLKTHMIVHLPVKPFKCKVCGKSFNRMYNLLGHMHLHAGSKPFKCPYCTSKFNLKGNLSRHMKVKHGIMDTSIDGHEPPKDAEGQEDYEEESFEFSERENRANNNNTPDIAKLSQMEYYSTYGKGPGRFSTA
- the znf710a gene encoding zinc finger protein 710a isoform X1, whose translation is MRSLKHLKHHSRTNVEEEGSRLVRTYPKMTEGHMDVGTQTEPVVVLSLAQAAVLGLISQNEIFGATIAPNGFYTGEPRECAPPPPESMEYEYADQLIGANGDYLAEPSGETEPQPHCSERRRPGPRGRTKRPRSAEGHARKAASPQAQVKGERLESDTPSSCIHVNSRQSPKSENPVSQQGSLKEERACGDCVSCTRETPRLPADGQPGEEDEDNTGKVGQRKEEHVVVEEEELEEALNLKTGGDTGSPLESRFYESNEGPYESTDMALPGEYEENGQAMLWSDPEGLARRMQIDRLDINVQIDESYCVDVGEGLKRWKCRMCEKSYTSKYNLVTHILGHNGIKPHECLHCGKLFKQPSHLQTHLLTHQGTRPHKCTVCEKAFTQTSHLKRHMLQHSDVKPYSCRFCGRGFAYPSELRTHENKHESGQCHVCTQCGLEFPTYAHLKRHLASHQGPTTYQCTECNKSFAYRSQLQNHLMKHQNVRPYVCPECGMEFVQIHHLRQHALTHKVRAARTLALKGMKEFKCDVCAREFTLSANLKRHMLIHASVRPFQCHVCFKTFVQKQTLKTHMIVHLPVKPFKCKVCGKSFNRMYNLLGHMHLHAGSKPFKCPYCTSKFNLKGNLSRHMKVKHGIMDTSIDGHEPPKDAEGQEDYEEESFEFSERENRANNNNTPDIAKLSQMEYYSTYGKGPGRFSTA